Proteins from one Diprion similis isolate iyDipSimi1 chromosome 3, iyDipSimi1.1, whole genome shotgun sequence genomic window:
- the LOC124404790 gene encoding nitric oxide synthase, salivary gland, whose product MKDHEAAPPCQRKPTKLRNLIYKTEAFDSLHSNNAERTHCSSEVCLGSIMSLPNHSTEPRSKEEILVHAKDFLDQYFASIRRSKSDAHRSRWESIQREVLGTSTYQLTETELVYGAKLAWRNAARCIGRIQWSKLQVFDCRYVTTTSGMFEALCNHIKYSTNKGNIRSAITIFPQRTDGKHDYKVWNQQLISYAGYKNADGTITGDPVNVEFTELCMKLGWRGSGTRFDILPLVLSANGHDPDYFDIPTELVLEVSLSHPTYEWFEKLNLKWFAVPAVSGMIFDCGGLEFTAAPFNGWYMSTEIGSRDLCDIQRYNMLETIATHMGLDTRTASSLWKDKAMIEANVAVLHSFQMKNVTIVDHHTASESFMKHYENEMRLRNGCPADWLWIVPPISGSATPVFHQEMALYYLKPSYDYQDPAWKTHQWKKGRDKKSFSKKPRRKFHFKQIARAVKFTSKLFGRALSRRIKATVLFATETKTSEMYAVKLGELLGHAFHSQVHCMADYDISNIEHEALLLVITSTFGNGDPPENGEAFAQNLYAMKMNETYSNNENKISLATSKSFIKANSQTELGSSKKLDRLDSLRGSFTESQAEDTFGPLSNVRFAVFALGSSAYPNFCAFGRYVDNLLGELGGERLLRLAQGDEMCGQEQAFRKWAADTFTVACETFCLDDDETLLEVALSLGSDVLSPAAVRFVEADPEPIATALKKCHSRNVMSCNMLRKTNLNGSNSSGVTLLLELDEIAGMELKYKPGDHLGVFACNRAQLVDSIIERLQTNIDPDISIELQMQKQSHTPNGIVKTWMPHERYLPNSLRMLLTRFLDITTPPTPNLLRYFASIATNQEEQAQLTELATNSTAYEDWRHWKFPNLLEVLQEFPSVRPLASLLILQLTPLQPRFYSISSSPNVHQGQIHLTVAVVQYKTEDGTGPMHYGVCSNYLNQLADGESLYVFVRSAPNFYMPLEKRAPMILVGPGTGIAPFRGFWHHRLSEMRLARDETVGKMWLFFGCRQRDLDLYREEKNAMLKAGVLDKVFLALSREPGVKKTYVQDLIQAEASQIFEMLVHEQGHFYVCGDCTMAEDVYQTLKQIIQTHGRLSNKEVEAYMLSLRDENRYHEDIFGITLRTAEVHNRSRETARIRMASEP is encoded by the exons ATGAAGGACCACGAAGCTGCGCCTCCGTGTCAGAGGAAACCGACGAAACTTCGAAATCTCATATACAAAACAGAAGCATTCGATTCTCTTCACAGCAATAATGCCGAG aGAACGCATTGCTCCAGTGAAGTCTGTTTGGGCAGCATAATGTCCTTGCCTAATCACAGCACAGAGCCACGttcaaaagaagaaattctaGTACATGCTAAAGATTTTCTCGATCAATACTTTGCATCCATTAGACG ATCGAAGAGTGATGCGCACCGGTCACGTTGGGAAAGCATACAGCGAGAAGTCTTGGGTACAAGTACGTACCAACTCACCGAAACAGAGTTGGTATATGGAGCAAAATTGGCCTGGCGAAATGCAGCTCGTTGCATCGGGCGAATTCAGTGGTCAAAATTGCAG GTTTTTGACTGTCGATACGTGACAACGACTAGTGGCATGTTTGAGGCACTCTGCAACCACATCAAGTACAGTACAAACAAGGGAAATATCAG ATCAGCAATCACCATTTTTCCACAACGAACCGATGGCAAGCATGATTACAAAGTCTGGAATCAACAGCTCATTAGCTACGCTGGCTATAAAAATGCTGATGGTACAATCACGGGAGATCCAGTAAACGTAGAATTTACAGAG CTGTGTATGAAGCTTGGCTGGAGAGGTTCTGGAACAAGATTTGACATATTGCCACTAGTATTATCAGCAAATGGACACGATCCTGACTACTTTGACATTCCGACCGAACTTGTGCTCGAAGTTTCTCTCAGCCATCCGAC ATACGAGTGGTTCGAAAAACTAAATCTCAAGTGGTTTGCAGTACCGGCTGTTTCTGGTATGATATTCGATTGCGGTGGACTGGAATTCACTGCTGCGCCATTCAACGGCTGGTACATGAGCACGGAAATTGGCTCTCGAGATCTCTGCGACATTCAGCGTTACAATATGTTGGAG ACTATTGCGACTCATATGGGCCTGGACACCAGAACAGCGAGTTCACTGTGGAAAGACAAAGCTATGATAGAGGCAAATGTCGCGGTGCTTCACAGTTTTCAG atgaaaaatgtaacgaTTGTTGATCATCATACTGCCTCTGAATCGTTCATGAAAcattatgaaaatgaaatgcgTCTACGCAATGGTTGTCCAGCAGATTGGCTATGGATCGTTCCGCCTATTTCTGGCTCTGCTACTCCTGTTTTTCACCAAGAAATGGCATTATACTATCTCAAACCATCGTACGATTATCAG GACCCTGCCTGGAAAACTCATCAGTGGAAGAAAGGACGAGATAAGAAATCGTTTTCAAAGAAACCGAGGAGAAAGTTTCATTTCAAGCAAATAGCTAG AGCCGTAAAATTCACGTCAAAATTATTCGGACGAGCATTATCCCGTCGAATTAAAGCCACGGTACTTTTTGCTACGGAAACTAAAACATCAGAAATGTATGCGGTAAAACTTGGGGAGCTTCTTGGGCATGCATTTCATTCGCAG GTTCATTGCATGGCAGATTATGACATCAGCAATATTGAACACGAAGCGTTATTGCTGGTCATTACATCTACTTTCGGAAATGGTGATCCACCTGAAAATGGAGAA GCATTTGCTCAAAACTTGTATGCGATGAAGATGAACGAAACCTACtcaaacaatgaaaataagatCAG CTTGGCCACTTCCAAGTCATTTATAAAAGCAAATAGCCAGACAGAACTAGGAAGTTCCAAGAAATTAGACCGGTTGGATTCTCTTCGTGGCTCCTTCACCGAATCTCAAGCCGAGGATACTTTCGGGCCATTAAGCAATGTCAG GTTTGCAGTTTTTGCATTGGGATCTTCGGCATATCCAAACTTTTGCGCCTTCGGACGTTACGTGGACAATCTGCTTGGTGAACTTGGGGGCGAACGTCTGCTGCGCTTGGCACAAGGAGACGAGATGTGTGGACAGGAACAGGCTTTCAGGAAATGGGCCGCAGATACTTTTACA GTCGCCTGTGAAACATTTTGCTTGGATGACGATGAAACTTTGTTAGAAGTTGCCCTGTCATTGGGCTCGGACGTTTTATCACCAGCTGCGGTTCGCTTTGTTGAAGCTGATCCAGAGCCAATTGCTACAG CATTGAAGAAGTGCCATTCGAGAAACGTCATGTCGTGCAACATGTTGCGAAAAACTAATTTAAACGGCAGTAACTCTAG CGGCGTTACATTATTGCTTGAACTTGATGAAATCGCTggaatggaattgaaataCAAGCCTGGGGATCACTTGGGTGTTTTTGCATGCAACAGAGCTCAACTTGTTGATAGTATTATAGAGCGTCTTCAGACCAACATAGATCCGGACATATCGATTGAATTGCAAATGCAGAAGCAGTCTCACACTCCAAACG GTATTGTGAAAACTTGGATGCCACATGAGCGTTATCTACCAAACTCATTACGAATGCTACTAACAAGATTTTTGGACATAACTACCCCACCAACTCCAAATCTTCTGCGATATTTTGCATCAATAGCAACAAACCAGGAAGAACAAGCGCAGCTTACTGAACTAGCAAct AATTCAACGGCATACGAGGATTGGCGTCACTGGAAATTCCCAAATCTTTTAGAAGTTCTCCAAGAGTTTCCGTCTGTTAGACCACTCGCATCGCTTTTGATTCTTCAGCTAACGCCTTTGCAGCCCAGATTTTACAGTATTTCATCATCACCTAACGTCCATCAGGGACAAATACATCTTACAGTTGCCGTTGTTCAGTACAAGACCGAAGATGGTACAGGTCCAATGCATTATGGAGTTTGCTCAAATTATCTCAATCAGTTGGCGGATGGCGAATCACTTTACGTTTTCGTTCGAAG TGCGCCAAACTTCTACATGCCATTGGAAAAAAGAGCACCGATGATACTCGTTGGCCCAGGTACCGGGATTGCCCCGTTCCGTGGATTCTGGCACCACAGACTTTCAGAAATGAGACTCGCCAGAG ACGAAACAGTAGGAAAAATGTGGTTGTTCTTTGGCTGTCGGCAACGGGATTTAGATTTGTACAGAGAGGAAAAGAATGCAATGCTTAAAGCTGGTGTACTGGACAAAGTATTTCTCGCATTATCGCGCGAGCCTGGAGTAAAGAAG ACTTACGTTCAGGATTTAATTCAAGCAGAGGCTTCTCAGATATTTGAGATGCTAGTACATGAGCAAGGCCATTTTTATGTGTGTGGTGATTGCACAATGGCAGAGGACGtttatcaaactttgaaaCAGATTATTCAGACACACGGAAGGCTCAGTAATAAGGAAGTTGAGGCTTACATGTTATCCTTGAGG gATGAAAATCGATACCACGAGGACATATTTGGTATAACTCTACGTACTGCTGAAGTGCACAATCGATCGCGAGAGACAGCGAGAATCAGAATGGCATCAGAACCATGA
- the LOC124404792 gene encoding glycerol kinase has product MPESTGRFGPLVGAIDEGTSSARFLVFSVRRREVVASHQIEIKNIYPQEGWVEQDAKEILKAVHQCIIKTIEKLKAIDIDKADIKAIGITNQRETTLVWDKETGEPLHNAIVWLDMRTTTTIDNILDNVPNNTRNKNYLKPLCGLPISPYFSALKIRWLIDNVPRVKQAVEAGRCAFGTVDTWLIWNLTQGKLHMTDVSNASRTMLMNIETLKWDPLLCRFFGIPLDILPEIRSCSEIYGHVSHPEVLSGIPISGCVGDQQGALIGQLCLKRGQAKATYGTGCFLLYNTGNVKVDSSQGLITTVAYKLGRSPAVYALEGSVAVAGAALSWLRDNIQLMANVTESQDLAERVRCSGDVYFVPAFSGLYAPYWQQDARGVICGITEDTQQYHIIRAALEAVCFQTRDILEAMLKDAGTSLTELQVDGGMTANNLLMQLQADLTGVTVVRPDMVETTALGAAILAGVGIGLLDINDVVADKITKFIPQISDDERDLRYSKWKMAIERSMKWDSSSAPIDGR; this is encoded by the exons atGCCAGAAAGTACTGGGCGATTTGGTCCTCTTGTTGGGGCGATTGATGAGGGAACGAGCAGTGCCAGGTTTTTA GTGTTCAGCGTTCGACGGAGAGAAGTTGTCGCCTCGCATCAGATCGAGATAAAGAATATATATCCACAGGAAGGATGGGTTGAACAGGATGCCAAGGAGATACTGAAAGCGGTGCATCAGTGCATCATTAAGACAATTGAGAAGTTGAAAGCGATCGACATAGACAAGGCGGATATTAAAGCTATTGGTATTACCAACCAGCGTGAAACCACTTTGGTATGGGACAAGGAAACCGGAGAACCCTTGCACAATGCCATCG TTTGGCTGGACATGCGGACCACGACTACGATTGACAATATCTTGGATAACGTGCCGAATAATACGAGGAATAAGAATTACCTCAAACCGCTTTGTGGGCTGCCCATATCTCCATATTTCAGTGCTCTTAAAATCCGATGGCTTATCGACAACGTTCCAAGAGTTAAGCAAGCTGTTGAGGCGGGAAGATGTGCTTTTGGAACTGTCGACACTTGGCTGATTTGG AACCTTACACAAGGAAAACTCCACATGACGGATGTTTCCAACGCATCTCGTACAATGTTAATGAACATTGAGACCCTGAAGTGGGATCCATTGCTCTGTCGCTTCTTTGGTATCCCGCTGGATATCCTTCCAGAAATTCGATCTTGCTCAGAAATATATGGACATGTCTCTCACCCAGAAGTTTTGAGCGGAATACCCATCTCAGGG TGTGTAGGTGATCAGCAGGGAGCGCTAATAGGTCAGTTGTGTCTGAAACGAGGGCAGGCAAAAGCAACGTACGGCACAGGATGTTTCTTACTCTACAACACGGGGAATGTG AAAGTTGACTCGAGTCAGGGTCTAATCACAACTGTTGCTTATAAATTGGGGCGCTCTCCTGCCGTCTATGCCTTGGAAGGATCAGTCGCGGTAGCTGGTGCGGCACTATCCTGGCTGCGGGATAACATACAACTTATGGCCAATGTCACAGAGAGTCAAGATTTGGCGGAAAGAGTACGTTGCTCTGGTGATGTCTACTTTGTCCCAGCTTTCTCCGGGTTGTACGCACCTTACTGGCAGCAGGATGCCAGAGG AGTTATATGCGGAATTACTGAAGACACTCAGCAGTATCACATAATCAGAGCTGCGCTAGAAGCCGTGTGCTTCCAAACCAGAGATATATTGGAGGCAATGCTGAAAGACGCCGGGACCAGTTTGACTGAATTGCAAGTTGATGGTGGAATGACTGCTAATAATTTACTGATGCAATTGCAAGCAGATTTGACAGGAGTTACCGTGG TGAGGCCAGACATGGTTGAAACTACCGCGTTAGGCGCAGCCATACTAGCTGGTGTTGGTATAGGACTATTGGACATCAATGACGTTGTTGCTGATAAAATTACGAAGTTTATACCGCAAATTAGCGACGATG AAAGAGATCTTCGATATTCTAAATGGAAAATGGCCATTGAACGTTCTATGAAATGGGATTCTTCCTCAGCACCAATCGACGGACGATAA
- the LOC124404635 gene encoding chromosome partition protein Smc-like, producing the protein MEQVKYLTTTCCELEKEEAKLNAELLESNSSDLASISAKDSELAECRKQLEDLRSKVEKTSEEFIKITADNKNLSETEVKSVEKMNSLTEKLQNKNGEVAKLDADLSNALKEQEELSSNCESLNVQLIALKDQTCRTKAEFETWELTQNQKLRNISELNKQLATSEHDLKDVSDYVTQLVSELANKEAKHSAKLNQYEKTIEEKDCKITECSKTLVNLQRKKKRNELEYKKKLQIKKNLAEQCQVAGHTKEIQEQKAKIDILKNQISVEKLKLEQNGLKEKELNKQKEIEDLKLAELQSKFSDLKAKYSAAKEQNNDHRIKLQKIQEAKQITNTGTTSLSVLSSPLLGMSFAKPEGSMISSTPVHSPPGTEMTHFDIPSDLSSIDGMQTIAEIERGYETLSQSNKTDAAKLNQTDRTENTGSNSSAIGVVPQQRNIKSYKPCYRRK; encoded by the exons ATGGAACAGGTCAAATACTTGACTACCACTTGCTGTGAGCTGGAGAAGGAAGAAGCGAAATTAAACGCTGAGCTTCTTGAATCAAACAGCTCAGATCTTGCGTCCATTTCAGCGAAAGATTCAGAATTAGCTGAGTGCAG AAAGCAATTGGAGGATTTAAGATCGAAGGTCGAAAAAACGTCCGaagaatttatcaaaattaccGCGGATAATAAAAACTTATCTGAAACTGAAGTCAAATCTGTTGAGAAAATGAACAGCTTGACGGAaaagttacaaaataaaaacggcGAG GTAGCAAAACTAGACGCCGATCTTAGTAATGCTTTAAAGGAGCAAGAAGAATTGTCATCGAATTGTGAGAGCCTTAACGTACAGTTGATAGCGCTGAAAGACCAAACTTGTCGGACTAAAGCAGAATTTGAAACATGGGAATTAacacaaaatcaaaaacttaGAAACATATCTGAATTGAACAAACAACTTGCTACGTCTGAGCATGATTTGAAAGATGTCTCCGACTATGTGACCCAACTCGTTTCAGAACTCGCTAATAAAGAAGCGAAACATTCTGCAAAATTGAATCAATATGAGAAGACTATTGAAGAAAAGGATTGTAAAATTACAGAATGTTCAAAAACGCTCGTaaatttgcaaagaaaaaaaaagcgcaATGAATTGGAGTATAAAAAGAAACTGCAG ataaaaaaaaacttggcggAGCAATGTCAAGTAGCTGGGCATACAAAAGAGATCCAGGAACAGAAAGCAAAAATCGATATTCTCAAaaatcagatatcggttgaaaaGCTGAAGCTTGAGCAAAAcggtttgaaagaaaaagaattgaataaacagAAAGAAATCGAGGATTTGAAGTTAGCGGAATTGCAATCCAAATTTTCCGATCTTAAAGCCAAATACTCTGCTGCTAAAGAACAAAACAACGATCATCGTAtcaaattgcagaaaattcaAGAGGCGAAGCAAATTACGAACACGGGGACGACGTCGCTATCAGTCCTCTCAAGTCCACTCCTCGGAATGAGTTTCGCTAAACCCGAG GGAAGTATGATATCATCGACACCCGTTCATAGTCCGCCTGGGACTGAAATGACACATTTTGATATACCTTCCGACCTAAGTAGCATTGACGGAATGCAGACA ATTGCAGAAATAGAACGCGGGTATGAAACGTTGAGTCAGTCTAATAAAACCGACGCTGCAAAATTGAATCAAACAGATAGGACAGAAAATACTGGCTCAAACTCATCTGCAATTGGTGTG GTACCACAACAGAGAAATATAAAATCTTACAAACCATGTTACAGACGAAAGTAA
- the LOC124404634 gene encoding uncharacterized protein LOC124404634 — protein sequence MEKRSCSAYPDPNSVSGAGSKRKATSAIDQSDRSSSSTRKIAGHVGSWSGNQNETHTMKMTKIEGQPMSQDVDDPLANNLQCLLETWNNNASQGELILVEDEQQLTEMEEQLAQAKLKIKGLKQRLSKAVDRGIAMKKIIQDQVKRGDEIVKRQNVVFDLMAVVEEHFESAENTLRECEETEEDLAKLYSDAKLKQQETENILTESFDRYRETETKEFVEQLAMLDRELLIDQTRYQQLKDQLSDLTRLNSEVDLKQEMAEKTFNENRVKHAEEISKMSEIKMNIEEKFKLEIEEKSKLVVVSVSQILFSNPELVFGETPPWCEILLDEYGYATKLCRNPYRKQS from the exons ATGGAGAAACGATCGTGCAGCGCGTATCCAGATCCGAATTCCGTCTCTGGTGCAGGAAGC aAACGAAAAGCGACAAGTGCTATTGACCAAAGCGACAGATCTTCTTCATCGACGCGAAAAATCGCGGGGCACGTTGGCAGTTGGAGTGGAAATCAAAACGAGACGCATACCATGAAGATGACTAAGATTGAAGGGCAGCCCATGTCTCAGGACGTCGATGATCCATTGGCCAACAATCTACAATGTTTATTGGAGACATGGAATAATAATGCGTCGCAGGGTGAATTAATTTTGGTTGAAGATGAACAG CAGTTGACGGAAATGGAAGAACAACTCGCACAGGCTAAGCTGAAAATCAAGGGTTTGAAACAAAGGCTTTCCAAGGCTGTTGATCGTGGGATCGCAATGAAGAAGATTATTCAAGACCAAGTTAAAAGGGGGgatgaaattgtgaaaag GCAAAATGTCGTCTTCGACTTGATGGCAGTCGTAGAGGAGCACTTCGAGAGCGCAGAGAATACACTGAGAGAATGCGAGGAGACCGAAGAGGACCTGGCAAAATTGTATAGTGACGCTAAACTCAAGCAGCAGGAGACTGAAAATATTCTGACCGAATCGTTTGATAGATACC GTGAAACTGAAACAAAGGAATTTGTAGAGCAATTGGCAATGTTAGATAGAGAATTGTTGATCGATCAAACTAGGTATCAACAACTCAAAGATCAATTATCCGATTTGACTCGCCTTAATTCTGAAGTTGATCTTAAACAGGAGATGGCTGAAAAAACGTTTAATGAAAATCGGGTCAAACACGCCGAAGAGATAAGTAAAATGTCTGAAATCAAAATgaatatcgaagaaaaatttaaactggAAATAGAGGAGAAGTCGAAATTGGTAGTTGTAAGTGTCTCACAGATATTATTCTCAAATCCAGAGTTGGTTTTTGGAGAAACTCCTCCCTGGTGTGAAATTCTATTAGACGAATATGGATACGCAACTAAACTGTGCCGAAATCCGTATAGAAAACAGTCATAG